The segment CCGTCAGTGTGGGCGAGATTGCAAAGGCGGTCGGCATCAAGGCGCCTTCGCTTTACAACCACTTCCCCAGCAAGCAGGCGATTTTTGATGCCATCGTGGAATCAACGGCTGCCCACTACGAAAAAGATACGGGCAGGATCGACATTCATGTGCAGAATGTAAAGCAGGACTGCCCTACGTTTTCTCATATCCCGGAGCAGGCTCTTGCGGACAAAGTCCGGCAGATCTTCCTGTATTCTTTGCACGATAAGCAGATCAGTCAGTTCCGCCGGATGATGACGCTGGAGCAGTTCCGCTCCCCGGAGCTTGCGGCACTGTTCTCAGAACGCTATGTGGACCGTATGATCTCTTACCATGCAGGTATTTTCCGTTCCCTGATCGCAGGCGGCGAAATTCGGGACGAGGACCCGGATACATTGGCATGGATGTACGTTTCCCCGGTCATCACCCTGCTCAGTGTCTGCGACCGCCAGCCGGAGCGGGAAGCCGAAAGCCTTGAAAAGCTGGACGCCCATGTAAAGCTGTTCTTCCGTACCTTTAACATCGAGCGAGGTGAAAAATGAATACGGCAGATGAAAAATGGATCTTGTGTCTTATTTGCGGAGCAAAGACGCAGTGCCGGTTACGGCCCTGCCGTAATCTGCACTGCGTCTTTTTAATCCTCTGTATACGCAAACAATTCTTCCACCGTGGTGTGAAAGACCTTTGCAATGTCCATCGCCAGCTTCAGGGATGGGTTGTACTTCCCTTTTTCAAGGTTGACAATGGTTTCCCGGCGCACCCCGACCAGCTCGGCCAGCTCCGCCTGCTTGAGGTCGTCCCGTTCGCGGTATTCTTTCAGTTTTGTGACCAGTGCCATGCTCAGAGTCCTTTCTCGTCCATCAGCCAGAATGCAATCGTGCGCACGACTTCGATCAGGATCAGCGTTCCCATCAGGCAGTAGCCGATGACCTCGGTGGTAAGCACGAGCCGACCGATGGCACAGGCAAAGCCAATCCCAATCAGGGCGGCCATGCAGACCTTCAAGCAGATGCTGTCGCACCGGTGGAGATTGGCTTCGGCCATTTCGTCGGTAGCTTCCTGCTTATATTTCCGCACCCGGATAGCGCGGAACACAAAATACCAGAACGTGAAGCCACCTACAATGGTCTGGATGGTGGGATAAAAATCCTTCCAGTCGTTCCGTGCCCACATCCAGTAGTAGAGCGCGACCAGAACGGCAAAGATGATCTTGCCGGCGACCAGTTCTTTCAACGTGACTTTTTTCATAGGAAAGTTCCTTTCTTGTGAATGAAGATATACCATACAATGAAATGAGGTGAGAAATTTCGCACACATTGTGTGATAAATATATCACACGGCGCAGAGCATGTCAATGGCAAATGTGCGAAAAATATAACTTTTTCCCGGAACGCATGATGAACTATGATTTCAAAGGAGAGCTTTTTGAAACACAACAACTTTGCACTGGAGCTTGTGGGCTGACCGGGAGGTCTGGTAAATACCACAAGCCACGCCTCCCGAAGACGGACAGACGCAATTCTTCAGGAGGACCATACCATGAATCGTGAAAATAAGCGCAAGACCTTTGAAAAAGGTTACTATAAGACCCACGCCTGCAACGATACCTTTACCTGCAAAGTCTGCGGACGGGTCTGCACCCCGCAAAATGCCGGCAGCGACCACCGCAACCATTGCCCCAACTGCCTGTCCAGCCTTCATGTGGACGAAGAACCCGGCGACCGTGCCTCCGACTGCGGCGGCATCATGGAGCCGGTGGCCGTCTGGGTGCGCAAAGGCGGTGAGTGGGCCATCATCCACCGCTGCAAACGCTGCGGAAAGCTCAGCTCCAACCGGGTGGCGGCAGACGACAACCCCATGAAGCTCATGAGCATTGCCATGAAGCCCCTGTGCTCTCCGCCGTTCCCGCTGGACTATATTGAAGAAATGACCGCCTTGATGGGCGGCGATGGACGGATGCGATAAGCCGCAGCCAAAAACGAAAAGGCCGCTGTGTCGGAGAAGCGCTCTGCGACACAGCGGCTTTTTGCAACTTACCCCCTGATTTTTACAACTTACTGCACCTATCATGGAACAATCGGGCGTTCTGTGCTATATTCTTTACAGGGAAAGGAGTGAGGACATGAAGGTAACGGTGGAACAGATTACCCCAGAGCGAGCGGAAGAAGTTTTGCTGCGGTGCCACGACCCCAAAGAGCCTTGGGTGGAGGAGATCCAAAGCATCGCTGCCGGGCAGATCACCGTCAACGGTATGGCAGACGGGAAACTGTGTCGGCTGAAACTTGCCGACATCTATTATTTTGAAGTGGTGGACGGAAGCGCTTTTTTCTACTGCCAGAAAGAGGTGTTTTCCAGCAAGCAAAAGCTCTACGAATTTGAAGCTTTGTGTGTGGGCACCATGCTGTTCCGGTGCAGCAAGTCCATGATCCTGAATGCCGGGAAAATAGATTATGTCCTGCCCTCTCTTTCCGGCCGCTTTGAGGCAGCTCTGGACAATGGCGAAAAAGTGATCATATCCCGGCAGTATGTCAGCACGCTCAAACGGCTGCTGGGACGATAAGGAGGAGCATATGAAAAAGATCGAATTCTGGCTGCATCGGTTTGTTTTTGTGTATGGACTTATCATGCTCAGCACCTTTTTCATGTGTCTGCTGTTCAACCCTACCAGCGAACTTCCCGTCGTCACGTTTTTTGGACGCTGCATCCTGCTGACGCTGGTCAGTATGCTGACCCTTCTCATCTATACCTCCGGCGAAGAATTGAGCAATCGTGCATGGTGGGCCCGCACCTTCTTGCACGCAATTTTGCTGGAAGCAGTGTTGCTCCCTCTTGCCCATAACTGGGGTTTTTGGTACAACACGCTGGATGGGCTGATCTACGGCACGTTTATTCTGGCGGCAAAGGTGATGTGGCATCTCATCGACTTCGGACAGAGCTTTTACATTGCAGCAGCGTTGAACGAGCAGATCCGGAAGCGCAAGCTAGAGGAGATCCAGAAGGAAGGTACGAACAATGGATAAAACGGATTGGATACGCTGCCCAAAGTGCAGCAGCAAAACACGCACCATGATCCGGGAGCATACAGTACTGGAAGATTTTCCACTGTTCTGCCCCAAGTGCAGGTATACCTGCGTGATCCGCTTCATGGATGGAAAACTGGAAGAAATCAAACAGCCGGACGCTAAGACGCAGAGCTGAACTGGATGTGAGGTCAAGTCCGTTCTGCGTTTTTTGACGCTGCCCTGCAAAACCGGAATGAGAAAAGGAAAAAAGGACCTAGGAGGAACCGCAAGATGGACTATATCAGAGTTACCAAAGAAAACATCGACAAGGAACACATCTGTTGTGCCATGTCCGGTCAACAGAGCCTTGCCAAGAAGGAATGGCTTAAGCAGCGATTTGAGGAGGGGCTTGTTTTTTACCGCAGTGCGGAGCGCGGCAAGTGCTTTATCGAGTACATCCCGGCAGAAAACGCATGGGTGCCCATTGAAGCGGCAGGCTGGCTTTATATCAACTGTCTGTGGGTCTCCGGCTCCCTGAAAGGGCACGGCTATTCCAGCGAGCTGCTGGAAGAATGTCTTCGGGATGCCAAGGCGCAGGACAAAAACGGCGTTTGCATTCTGTGTGCCGAGGGGCGCAAACGGGAGTTTCTCGCGGACCCCAAGTTTTTGACCCATAAGGGCTTTAAGGTTTCGGACATCTCCGATTGCGGCATCAACCTCATGTGCCTGCCCCTTGCAGAGAGTGCCCAGCCGCCAAAATTCAAGGCCTGCGCCAAGCACCCCAGGGTGGAGGAAAATGGTTTTGTCCTCTACTATACCGACCAGTGCCCCTACACCTATTATTGGGTGCCAAAGGTGCAGGAGGCTGCAGAGGAACATGGGATCCCGTTCAAAGCCATCCACATCACCGAGAAAGAGACGGCTCAGAATGTGCCTGCACCGGTCACAACATACGCATTGTTCCGGGATGGAAAGTTTGTGACTCAGAGCATCCAATCGGACAAGAAATTTTTGAAATTGGCAGGCGCAGCGGATTGAACAAATTGGGAGGAATATTATCATGCAACATAGCGCACTGGTCGTGATCGACCTTCAAAACGACATCACAAAAAACTACAAGGAAATCATCGAAAAAGTCAACACGGCTATTGACTGGGCAGTTAAAAAGAACCTGTGGGTCATTTACATTCAGCACAACAATTTGTCTGCGGGAACAAGGACTTTCAAGCCCGGAACCCGTGGCGCAGAGCTTGTGCCGGAGATGAATATCGTATCCGAGCATATCTTTACAAAGACGAAAAGTAATGCACTGACCAGCGAGGCTTTCACTGCCTTCCTTCAGGAACACGGCATTACCGATTTTTATATTGCCGGTGCTGACGCAGCAGCCTGCATCAAGTCTACCTGCTATAACATGGCCAAAAACGGCTATACCGTTCATGTCCTGTCGGACTGTATTACCAGCTACGATAAAAAGAAACTGCCCGAAATGCTTGCATATTATGAAAGCAAGGGCTGCGCTGTTGTGGAACTTCATGAGGTTACGCAGTGCTGACAGAATAAATAGCCGATACATTACCTGTTGCTTTTAAGAGGAAAAAATGAAATACGATCAAACGATTATAACCCCAAAAGGACTGGCAGTCCACATCCGAAACGGCGTGGCATCCGATGGAAGCGCTGTGCTTGATCTGACACACGCAGAAACAGATTATCTGCTGAGTTATCCTGATGAAAATCGCTTTGATGTGGAACAGGAAAGCCGCTACTTAGAGAAAAAAGAAACTAGCCCGAATGAGATCGAACTGATTGCCTTTGTGGACGGTAAAGTGGCAGGAACTGCCGGGATCGATGCAATTGGACCGCAGTATAAAGTGACGCATCGTGCCGAATTTGGCATCAGCATCCTAAAAGAGTATTGGGGTCTGGGGATCGGGCAAGCCTTGATGGAAGCCTGTATCCATTGCGCTAAAACCGCCGGATACCCCATTTTCGTGGAGGCGCATCGCGCAAAGGGAATCATCCAAGTTTAGCGAAGAGAGGAAAGAAATTGAAAAAACTCTACGAGAAAAACGAGCTGACCTTTGCGCTCCTGTGGATCGTGGTTTACTGCGTCCTGCAATCTCTGGCCAATCCGCTCAACAAAAGGATTGGAATCGGATATTCGGCAAGTGCTGCTTTCTGCATCTTGCAGGCGGTCATTCTTATTGCCTTTATCCGAAAAAACCATTTGCAAAAGCGATACGGGCTTTGCAAATTGCCCGTTCCCGCTTGCCGATTTCTCTACTATGTGCCGCTGCTTCTCTTGGCATCCGGGAACCTTTGGAACGGCATTGCGCTCAATTATTCACTGCCAGAAACCATTTGCCGTATTGTGTGTATGCTATGCGTTGGTTTCTTGGAGGAAGTGATCTTCCGGGGCTTACTGTTTGCAGCGATTGCAAAGGATAATGTCAAGTCTGCCATTGTCATATCAAGCGTAACTTTTGGCATCGGACATATCATCAACCTGTTCAATGGCAGCGGTATGGAGCTGGTCAACAATCTGTGCCAGATCGTCTTTGCAACCGCAGTCGGCTTCCTGCTGGTCACGATTTTTTATCGCGGCGGCAGTCTGCTTCCCTGCATCCTCGTCCATTCCGCCATCAACACCCTTGGTACATTTGCCAGCGATGCTGGTCTGACTATGGAAATGCGCTTGCTGCATCTCGGTGCCCTGATTGCAATTACGGTTGCCTATACACTGATCCTGACAAGAACGCTCCCGGAAAAAGCAAAGAAAATACACAAATGATGACTTTATATAAGAAAAGTATAGGAGGACAGAAGAATGAAAAGCCAAGCCAGCATTACCGCCCTGATGAGTTCCTTCGGGCGCGCGTTTCATACGGAAAACGAAGTGCATCCGGTTTTTGTAGACCCGCTTGCCAAAGAGCTGATGACGGCAGAAGAATACGAGGCTGTGCAGGGGTACATTCTGAATGGTGCTCACTTTTTTGAACCGGATCTTAACACAAGCGGGCTTACGGACAAAGAAATCGTCCGGCTGCTCGTCAACAAACACATTGCCCCCTCCCCCTTGTGCCGTGCTGCATATACCGAAAGCCTGCTGAAAAATATAGCGCAGACCGGGATCTCGCAGTATGTCATTTTGGGTGCAGGCATGGATACCTTTGCTTTCCGGGAAAAGGAATTT is part of the Faecalibacterium sp. HTF-F genome and harbors:
- a CDS encoding CPBP family intramembrane glutamic endopeptidase — protein: MKKLYEKNELTFALLWIVVYCVLQSLANPLNKRIGIGYSASAAFCILQAVILIAFIRKNHLQKRYGLCKLPVPACRFLYYVPLLLLASGNLWNGIALNYSLPETICRIVCMLCVGFLEEVIFRGLLFAAIAKDNVKSAIVISSVTFGIGHIINLFNGSGMELVNNLCQIVFATAVGFLLVTIFYRGGSLLPCILVHSAINTLGTFASDAGLTMEMRLLHLGALIAITVAYTLILTRTLPEKAKKIHK
- a CDS encoding cysteine-rich KTR domain-containing protein, with protein sequence MDKTDWIRCPKCSSKTRTMIREHTVLEDFPLFCPKCRYTCVIRFMDGKLEEIKQPDAKTQS
- a CDS encoding cysteine hydrolase family protein — encoded protein: MQHSALVVIDLQNDITKNYKEIIEKVNTAIDWAVKKNLWVIYIQHNNLSAGTRTFKPGTRGAELVPEMNIVSEHIFTKTKSNALTSEAFTAFLQEHGITDFYIAGADAAACIKSTCYNMAKNGYTVHVLSDCITSYDKKKLPEMLAYYESKGCAVVELHEVTQC
- a CDS encoding TetR/AcrR family transcriptional regulator; translation: MEDTKQRILKKSLELFSTKGYDAVSVGEIAKAVGIKAPSLYNHFPSKQAIFDAIVESTAAHYEKDTGRIDIHVQNVKQDCPTFSHIPEQALADKVRQIFLYSLHDKQISQFRRMMTLEQFRSPELAALFSERYVDRMISYHAGIFRSLIAGGEIRDEDPDTLAWMYVSPVITLLSVCDRQPEREAESLEKLDAHVKLFFRTFNIERGEK
- a CDS encoding GNAT family N-acetyltransferase, which produces MKYDQTIITPKGLAVHIRNGVASDGSAVLDLTHAETDYLLSYPDENRFDVEQESRYLEKKETSPNEIELIAFVDGKVAGTAGIDAIGPQYKVTHRAEFGISILKEYWGLGIGQALMEACIHCAKTAGYPIFVEAHRAKGIIQV
- a CDS encoding helix-turn-helix transcriptional regulator, yielding MALVTKLKEYRERDDLKQAELAELVGVRRETIVNLEKGKYNPSLKLAMDIAKVFHTTVEELFAYTED
- a CDS encoding GNAT family N-acetyltransferase, which produces MDYIRVTKENIDKEHICCAMSGQQSLAKKEWLKQRFEEGLVFYRSAERGKCFIEYIPAENAWVPIEAAGWLYINCLWVSGSLKGHGYSSELLEECLRDAKAQDKNGVCILCAEGRKREFLADPKFLTHKGFKVSDISDCGINLMCLPLAESAQPPKFKACAKHPRVEENGFVLYYTDQCPYTYYWVPKVQEAAEEHGIPFKAIHITEKETAQNVPAPVTTYALFRDGKFVTQSIQSDKKFLKLAGAAD
- a CDS encoding LytTR family DNA-binding domain-containing protein; this encodes MKVTVEQITPERAEEVLLRCHDPKEPWVEEIQSIAAGQITVNGMADGKLCRLKLADIYYFEVVDGSAFFYCQKEVFSSKQKLYEFEALCVGTMLFRCSKSMILNAGKIDYVLPSLSGRFEAALDNGEKVIISRQYVSTLKRLLGR
- a CDS encoding RNHCP domain-containing protein encodes the protein MNRENKRKTFEKGYYKTHACNDTFTCKVCGRVCTPQNAGSDHRNHCPNCLSSLHVDEEPGDRASDCGGIMEPVAVWVRKGGEWAIIHRCKRCGKLSSNRVAADDNPMKLMSIAMKPLCSPPFPLDYIEEMTALMGGDGRMR